A stretch of DNA from Nitrosopumilus zosterae:
TTAAGTAAAAATGAACATGTTTTGGTAGAAGGTACTCAAGGAACTTTTCTTTCCTTATGGCATGGAACATATCCATTTGTTACCTCAAAAGATGTAACTGCATCCGGTATTTGTGCTGATGTAGGCCTTGGACCTACAAAAGTAGATGAGGTGATTGTTGTTTTCAAATCCTATGTTACGCGTGTTGGGACTGGTCCTCTAGAAAAAGAATTGTCTTTAGATGAGGCAGAAAAAAAAGGATGGTCTGAATTTGGTACTGTCACAGGTCGTCAAAGACGTGCAGCTGATTTTGATTTTGATTTAGCTAGGCGTGCAATCATGCTTAATGGAGCAACACAAATCTCTATTACAAAATTAGATGTACTTTTTTCAGATTGTGCAGGTAAAACATCCTTTGATGAATTATCTGATGATGCAAAATCGTTCATAAAAAATATTGAAAATGAACTAAATACGCCTGTAACAATTATTGGTACTGGTCCTGCAGTTAATGATGTAATTGATAGAAGAAACTAGGCTCCAAATTTTTGGATAAGTTTAATTTGATAATCTACAATAAACATCTGTGGATAAATTACAAACTACTACCATTGATAAATTCCCACGTTACATTCAAGTACATTCAACTTTAGAATTTACTAGGCTCGTTTGTGCACTTGAGCGTGCACCACGTGTATCTTTTTTACATGATCATAATGGGAAAAAAATATTATCAGTGCAGATGGATATTCTAAAAGAAAAACCAATTGTGTATTATACTCCTCTAGAACATAATGGTCATTATCTTTGTTATGGATTAAAAGGCGGAAAAGAGGAATCTGCAATTGTAGATACCACTTCTGATGCGAGTAAGCTTTATTCTCCTATCGTTAGAATCAAATCCCTTCCTAAAACATTACAACCAGGAAATGGCACTCTTGATAGATATCAGCCAATTGAATTGGAAGATTTGTACAGCCTAGCAAAACTTACTTGGGGTTTTGAAGAAATTCCTTTTCCATTATTCTTATTTCCACGTAATGATAAATGGTTAATTGGAGTTTTCATGAACTTTAATGATGAAGGAACGTCATATTTTTGTCATGTAGTTTTAGACGAAGATCCTGATAAACCGTTCTTAAAATTCTCAACTACAGATGGAACATTACCGTCCTTTGTGGAAAATCCTTCTGAGCATGGTTATTCTTATATCAAAATAATAAAATTAAAAGACACACATCCTTTAGTTGATTATGGTCACCTTCCAAACTAGACTTTCGCAGATCTCTAAAATTAATGGAAAAGTAATCCTTGCAAATGATTATGATCGCTCTGTAAAAAACCTGGAAACAAAAACTATCCAAAATATTAAACAATTACATCCTTTTCTGTGTGGCATTAAACTAAATTTTCATTTACTATTGCCACTCAGTGCTAAAGCAATTCTTAAAATCAATAATACTGCACACAGATATGGTTTACAAACAATTGCCGACATAAAACTAAATGATATAGGAAATACAAATCGAGTTACAACAGAACATCTTTGGAATTTAGGTTTTGATGCAGTAATTGCAAATCCGATCATGGGTCTTGACAGTTTAAAAAATTTGGTTAAATCATCTCACAAAAGTGGAAAAGGTGTTATTACTTTATGTCACATGAGTGCCCCCGAAGCTAGATTGTCGTATGACATGGAAATCAAAATGGGTAGAAAACAACAATTATACCAATTATTTCTAAATTGGGCTTTGGCTGCAAAAGTTGATGGCATTGTTGTTGGAGCAACTTTTCCAAAAATTATTCAATACTGTTCTAAAAAGGCAGGCAAAAATTTAAAGATCTTTTCTCCCGGTGTTGGAACTCAAGGTGGTAATGCAAATGAAGTAATTTCGTCTGGAACTGATTATTTGATTGTAGGTAGAACCATACTAAATTCTAAAAACCCTTCAAGTGTTGCAAAAGAATTACAATTACAAAGTTTTGGAAAGTAACATCTGAGCTCTAGTTAAAACTGTTTTAGCATTATCAAATGTTGTTTTTTCCATCGCTGTGTTGTAATCCATCCATGTATAATTTTGATGTTCATGTGAAATTTCAACTTTCTCAGTTTTTGTTTCGGCCAAGAAAAATACTACTTTCTTATGAATTAATTCTCCTTGATATTGAAAATTATATTCAATCCATTCTTCAAAATTTTCTATAAATCTGATGTCTGTTATTCCTGTTTCTTCTCTTGTTTCTCTAATTGCAGTCTGATGTGTTGTCTCATTCACTTCCATT
This window harbors:
- a CDS encoding adenylosuccinate synthetase; the protein is MTSTVVVGGFFGDEGKGKIISYLAIKDNPTIIVRGGAGPNAGHTIRDGDKVYKVRMLPSGFLNKNAKVMIGPGVVINPEVLKKEINDFEVSGRSFIDKHCGIIEETHLIRDSKGELKDKIGSTGSGTGPANADRAMRVLKLAKDFDSLSSIITDVPQEINTALSKNEHVLVEGTQGTFLSLWHGTYPFVTSKDVTASGICADVGLGPTKVDEVIVVFKSYVTRVGTGPLEKELSLDEAEKKGWSEFGTVTGRQRRAADFDFDLARRAIMLNGATQISITKLDVLFSDCAGKTSFDELSDDAKSFIKNIENELNTPVTIIGTGPAVNDVIDRRN
- the pyrF gene encoding orotidine-5'-phosphate decarboxylase; its protein translation is MVTFQTRLSQISKINGKVILANDYDRSVKNLETKTIQNIKQLHPFLCGIKLNFHLLLPLSAKAILKINNTAHRYGLQTIADIKLNDIGNTNRVTTEHLWNLGFDAVIANPIMGLDSLKNLVKSSHKSGKGVITLCHMSAPEARLSYDMEIKMGRKQQLYQLFLNWALAAKVDGIVVGATFPKIIQYCSKKAGKNLKIFSPGVGTQGGNANEVISSGTDYLIVGRTILNSKNPSSVAKELQLQSFGK
- a CDS encoding bis(5'-nucleosyl)-tetraphosphatase — translated: MIEETSAGIVIFRKEDSKNLFLLLHYPSGHWDFVKGKMEVNETTHQTAIRETREETGITDIRFIENFEEWIEYNFQYQGELIHKKVVFFLAETKTEKVEISHEHQNYTWMDYNTAMEKTTFDNAKTVLTRAQMLLSKTL